The Nitrososphaerales archaeon DNA segment TCTTCCAAAGCTTTCCTTACAACTTCTCCTATCTTCAAACCATAACGCTTGGCTTTCTCTTTCAATTTCTTGGGTACCTTGGCTGAAATAACAGTACTCACAGTACTACTCTAAGGGTATTACTTTATAAGTATTACTTTCTGCATATATCGCTAACACTCATACAGTCCATTCTGGCTCACGAATGAGCCTGAACCTTGTCCATGTCTCTATAGGTAACACCTACTAAGCAGAAGTGTTACCCATGTGTGTAAGCTATTCTGTTACCTATGTCTGTAAGCTGTACAGTTAATATCAAATAGCAGTTACGCAGTTCAAGTTTTTAAGATACTACACATTACTGGTAGTCAGATTTCCCAGATTCGACGAGTGCCTCGAGATACCAAGGCCATGAGGGGAATGCTTCGATATACCAGAGCTTGCTGGGACAGAGACGAAAGAGGGTTTCTTGACGGTCTTAGCGGAAAGTATGGAAGCGAAATGGGATGAAATGCGTAAGTCCTAGTTCTATTATATGATTCCATCTTTCCTCAGTTGGTCGTATGGATACATGATTAGTTGACATGGTCTTTTCTGTCATTTGTGTTCCATCCAGAATTCATAGCATATTCCTATACAATTATTAATGTTGTTGGATGCGTGTAATCGCAGAATTTCCATTTTCATTAATTATAGCACCTATTGCAATTGGAGTTATGATTGCTGTTTTTACGATTAAAACGTGCAAGAGGATTCACCTTTATTAACGATATCAGACAATATAGCATAAGATAGAGTTGGATAGGAAGAAAGGGGATTATTACACGATCCTTGGGGTTTCAAGGGATGTAAGCAGGAATCAGATCAAGAGGGCGTACAGGAAGGCTGCTTTAAGGTACCATCCTGACAGGAACAGGTCTGCAGGGGCTGAAGAGATGTTCAAGAAGATCAACATGGCTTACACGATCTTGATTGATGAACAGAGCAGGCTGTCATACGATTCAAAACTTGAACATCCAGAAAA contains these protein-coding regions:
- a CDS encoding DnaJ domain-containing protein translates to MDRKKGDYYTILGVSRDVSRNQIKRAYRKAALRYHPDRNRSAGAEEMFKKINMAYTILIDEQSRLSYDSKLEHPEKDVEQTIVTPPPEPEMSMTRKGKSRFSIR